The genomic DNA AcattttttatactttttttgcGATAATTTTTTTGCTGTAGGATGGGGAAGCGCAAATCCCATAATAATCACACCATACTTACAACCTCGTCCTCCCAGAATAGaacaaaagttttcattttgCTTCATGCATCTTACCAACATCCTCATTCGCCAAAGCCTTGATCTCAATGGAGTATCCCCTACCGGAATTGGTATCGTCCGTCGTGAACAGTATCCACATAGTATTCCCGGTGCCATGAATTTCCCGGATATTAACCGTCTGCCCCGTCAGCGTGTAGGCAACTTCATTATCGTTCCCGTCATGGTATAACCCGTTCCCGACTTGTAGAAAATCAAAGTTGTATTCCAGGTCGATGGCCACAATTCTGACCTTCAAGATCGGCTGATAGTCCGGTGCCGTCACCTGATACAAGCACTCCAGGTTTTCGTCATATGAATTAGGGTAGCCTTGTGAAGTCAAGTTCAAGACTTGAAGGTCGTCTAATCGTAGATTAGTTAATCCACATTTATCTGCAAATACGAGGTCAGTTGATTGATAAACACTTCACATGGTTAATTCTTTCGATCCATTGCGCGCTGACACATGAAACtcttattatttattttatatttcataaacagTCTACGTCCCCACAAATAATCGGCGGTCTGTGTCGGAAGCATTCTatcttttgcttgtttttgcttATTTCTATTCAGTACGATTTCCTCTACACCATATTGAGGCAGTCCGGATGGACCTTTAGTCGTGTGTCTATGAACAGGATTTGATTAAGGGGAGGAACATCGAGTCAAAGAACAGAACTTTAAAAGTGGATATAAAGGTCGAAAAAAGGGTGAAGAATGGTTATGAGACAGTTGATGTTAGTAAATGTAAGATTTTCATCTTACCACAATCTTCTTCATCTGACTTCCAATGCTTGCTTCCACAGTCCTGCCTTCCATCGCAGACAGAATTCATCTCGATACACTTGAGGACCAAACTATCTGAATCTTTGCAGGTAAACTGATTCTCTGCACATGCTACTCAGTGAAGAGAcgtataaaaatacaaaaagaaatatttggaGGGATCTTAAAACATGCAACCATAGCTCTGCgctgtgaaaatgaaaaaaaaaaaaaaatccagcagaTATACAAGTCAATTTGCAGGGTTTTTTTAACACGATGTATACAAGGAAATTCTTTGAACAGTGTTCTGATCGTAAAAAAGAACGTCACCTCTAGTTCATTCAAATTGTGTTATTGATCTAAAATGGAGTAAATTGCCAACATTTCTAATATTATATGATGATACAACAAAGATAAAAAGTATAAAACGCACAATGGGATAAATTCTTACCCTCCTGGGTTGTCTCTTTGACTGTCGCAAGGAAATGCGTTTGGTCGTTGTGTGGAGGCTGCAGGGGGTCATCGAACCTCGACAACAGGACCGATATTAGTGCGCTGTTGTGCTTGACTATAATGAACACCCGAGCGGAACTTTCGTAAAGACTGTAAAACCTAGAAATGCGATTGATACTGTCAACGCGGATGTATTCAGTCTGTCTCCTTCCGAACAATTCAACGATGTGTGTGAAGTTGAAAAAGATGGCGATGAATTTTCCTGGAGAGGAGTAGACGCTCCAGGAGCATGTCACGCCTCTTGTGGTGATGCTGATGCTGCGAGGGTTGCCATTGGTAACGTTAATGTAGGTCTCACCACTGCAGCCAACTACAAATTAATAGTATGATGATTGTTTCTTGTTAACAGTTGTTTCTAGTTAACAGTTGTTTCTTGTTAACAGATGTAACAGTTTGGTTTTTGGACTTTTTAAAAGTTTCTTCTGTATCAAATAGACGGAGTGGTTGAAGTAGAGTGTTCCAGATAACAGATCCTGCAGTAGGACCGCAGTCGGACCCTTAttcttatatatatagatattatacagtgtacaaaataAGGGTCCGACTGCGGTGATGTATGAAGTAATCCAAGAATACAGCAGAAAAATTTGACACCCCTATAGGAGCTCTGAGATGAATGTGTATCGGTTATTGTTATAGACATCCCATTCAGCCAGAGGAACGTCTTATACTCACTTAATAGAATGGAGGCTCCGCGTTTCCTCTCTCTGATCTCTCAGAAGGTCGCATTACCAATATCGGTAGAGCAGTAATTCGCAGGAGAGAGGCTTCTTCAAAGCAGTCCGCAATCGGGCATATAGATTTCGCTATTGAATGTGCCACCTGCAACTATTTCAATGTCTTCATTAAAGTACCTTATACAGTGAAACAATCCCCTTTAAACGCTGGCTGATGGAAGCGCAGAAATTCAGGGTTTTATTTCAATATCGACGATTTTTAATGTACCGTGGATTTTTTTCGGACATTTCGATAAAGAAGGGACGCGGAATGCGAACACAACACCGAAAAGTCATAGGGGCCTACTATACAGCAATAATAGTTACAAACCACAGAAAAGGaccttggttttgttttgttcttcttttttgtttgggggggggggaggacggTGTCACTCTCTTTCTGttgcattgttcctttttcTATAGCTTCAGATgaggaaaatcaacaaaaatatgaCGAAGATTATGATGATGGGTATGAATTGTTTTGTGACTTACAACAGTTGTGAACTGGAAGGCAGTCGGCCATGTACAGGCTCTCGTCCTGACACAACCATGCGGTAGACGGGCAGTACAAGTCATCGCAGTAGAATGTTCCTTCGGAGCACACATCATCTGCATGGAAAGTATAAGACAACAATGAATGTTTGTATCATTCTTGAATTTGTTTACGTAGCAGGTGACTGGGATGGTCATTGATATGCCGAGCCGGGCGGGAGAGCATTTGGTATgacaacaatgacaattgaTATCTGGCTcgaggtattttttttttcaaagatttttgcTCTTACTCTCATAATCTTCATCAATACTAACCATGACTGTTTTCATCACATCACAACTAAACAGTCCTACGACTCCTGAATAATAATCGTTTTAAATATCAATGAGGATTGTTTGTAGGTGTAGTCTTGACTTACTGCAGGCAAACTCATCAGAGCTGTCCAGACAGTCGCTGAAGTCGTCGCAGACACGTGACCGTGGGATGCATTGTTCGCCAAATTCGCAGGCGAATTCAGGACCACAGTCCACTACAGCAAAAggacatgaaaaatgaaagattcgCAATAATACCACTTGCTGAAAAGTCTTTAAGATGAAAACGCGATTGCGacttaaacaataaaaaaaaggcaGCGTGGAAAATTTATAACCCTATCTTTTCACCACAGGTTTGTGCTAGGTGGAAGTGTCATAATGATatttaaaggggacctccggatgattttcatacttttacacctgaacaactataaattagtgaaaccgagtacagagtttctgaattcatagtgattgggatgagaaatgagaatgtttccaaaatttataacaaattgcagtgaacaaggatgatgacatggcagcctcaccataagaatgcatgagtttgggcgcaaggaagcagaacaaaagaagaaagcatgcatagattcttcacaggtgtACTTGTTAAGCAGGGGGTAttttaatggaattacactgctacatttctgacgtatgtgaggctctgatgtcatcaacactgttcagtgtaaaatactttgtttaagattttcattttattggtttctctACTCAAGGGCAACAATAAATTACACGAATCTATatatggagctgttgatttatgtactacatgatgttgaattatgaaaatcgtccggaatgcccctttaaccctttctgtcccaatgagtcaaatgtgtacTAATTTCACACACAATCTATGGTCAGAaattaatgtggcacacagaggATTAATGTAAAGACAATTTCGATCTTCAAATATTCATTATTAAACCAAATAACTTaaatgagattttgtttttctttaattatAACTTCGGCTTCTACTGCCTAGGGATATCCCTGACTTTGGAAAAAGATTCAAAGTGTTACCTGTTTTCTGCAATATTCTTGCCTCCATTTCTAATTCATAGGCGTTAAAGGCCGTCTTTGTAAACTGGACCCATGCGTTGTGATCTCGGATGGTGAAGACATGAGGAACCGAATTCATGTGAGTTCCCCATAAGACGTTAAGACCCCTGATCGTGCCACTCCCGAACTCAAGGACCTTTCGATCGATACGATCCAGGGCGACCGTCAAGTTGGTGAAGAATCCCGAGTTGAATGACCGGAACAGCAGCACGATGCGATTACCGACTGGTGCCCGGATCATCCAACCACTCGTGAGGTATTCCCTACTGTGGAGTTCGTTCAGCGTGAGCAGCGGCGACTTGAGGATGGCGGATGGCTTTAGGTAGGTTAGGTCCACCGCTTGGAAGAAGCCCCCTATTAGTGAGATGTGAAAAGCATGCACTATAAAGGAGATGGGGAATTGCCATAATATAGTCATTTCTTTAACTgtataacatattttcattgtATGTTTTTCTACAGCATTGTTTCGTCCTGTGTGACTGTCATTCTGCATTAAATCTTATTGTTCAGTCATGAAGTAAGAAGCACATGAGTTCATTCCGCCACGGATACCGCATGAGGGGCTGTATATGACAAGGGACTAGCTAAGTTATAGTATATGGCGTGTTTTTTAAGAGTGTGAAACACAACAAGCCTAGATATACAGATGATTCCCTAGTTTGTTTTGAGAAGGCTGACGATTTTAGAACACGAATGATTATGGTTTGCAACGAACCGTGCTTAAAGGGCCCTGTCTTATCAAAATCTTTACCTTCACACTCAAATTCGTCTGAGTTATCAGGACATTGACCAGATCCGTCGCACACCAGGCTACTGTTGATGCACAGATCTACGATGGAATATCTGCATTTAAACTCATCGCTGTTGCATGTGTATTCTGTTGGAAATGAGATGTTTTAAGAAAGCAGAGATACACTTTTAGAAAGTATTATCTGTTTAGAAAGCATTTAATTCTTTAAATCTAGTCACTGTCACAGCGTACAACACAAAAACGAACTTGTCTGATggtcggggggaggggggggggggggaggggtgccaGCGCCCCATGACGCAAGCAGCAATTGCTCTTCAgaagcaaaatataaatgtttaaagggtgtgtacagttctggtcgaggtgaggatttagcttttaacgttttgcgagatattcagaaaccactctatgagatgtcaaagagcatgcagttctaaggggtatatcaaaagtttattcgatgaaaatcggttttgaaatggctgagatatccaaaaacaaggtgagaaaacaagagatcctaataaagttgtggcatgtcgccttttattattagcacttttttggatatctccgccatttgaaaaccaattttcatcaaattaagaTCCAATGCCTGAACTATGGAAGACACGTACTTCATCACAGAAACTGcagaataaaaacaataaagcgCTAACCCTCCGATGATGTGTGACAATCAACTCTCAGAATGCCATTCTAGACTCAGGTTCACAAACAAATTTCACTAACTCCTTGACCTACAAGAAGAACCCCACTACTCAGGTCTAAATTTGCCGACGTCGATAAATTCAGtcgaactatttttttttccatcaatgAAGAGCCATTGTCCTCCATTGTTTACTGACTGTGCTGCGATTTGAGATGTTCTTTGAATCATTTAAAGCACgactgacgaaaaaaaaaagagtatttcTCACCTTCCGTCACGATTCTTTCATAGATCCTCACCTCCACCGTTGGTTGGTATTTATCAATGTAATGGAAGGCGGTCACTTCATACCACACCAAGTGACTTGGGCAATGGACCCGAGAGAAAGTGGAGGCTGAGCCTTCATCAAAGCTAAACCCTAGGGCCCTCTCCGATGGGTTATGACCTCGGCCGATAGAGATCGAGTTGGCCACGGGATTCCATCTAGGCACTTCTGGGAGGATAAGTCGGATCAGATCGAACATGATCGTCGTACCAGGGGTCGAGCTGACCAGCCAAACGGCCTCGATCATGGACCCGTATTCGATAGCGGCAAGATTGAACATGTAAGATCGCCCATCGGAGATGTCAATGTTAGGATCATGAATGGGATCTGTTTTAGGAAAAACGCATTTATAGCCAACTTATGCATTTATACTCCAATTCATACAGGGTGTAGTTTAAGGGGGTGTAGTTTAAGGAGCTCTCCTAAAGCGCTCTTACACGGTCATCAAAACATTTAGAATAATATAGTGGTTACCGGCTCACGCTGTgcataaattttcaaaatgtcgaATCAGGGGTAAAGGACAGACCATGTATTCTtgacttttccatttttttttttttttttttttttggtgtgtgtgttatCTTGACCGGTGGTGGCTCTAGGTATGAGCAAACTGAAAGGGGTATATATCGAAGCGCTTCAGGAGCTAGCGCTCTAGTGTCCAACTCTGTCTATAAAATGGCATATTACATTCTcaacttagtggatacacaacCAAGAACGGTATCTTCTCTTCAGAACAATAGGAAAGAGAAATGCTGCCATGCTCAGTTCTCTCAAATTACGTACAACACAAAGCTTTCTGTGTTTCAAAATAGCTATTTTTAACATTTCTATACCCAGTGTTACTGAATTATTGGTCAAGCACTTTTACCGCAGTGTCTTTCGTCCAGTAAATCAGGGCAGTCCCGGTAGCCGTCACAGACCAGCTGGATGGAGTCGGTTGGCGAGAGACACAGACCAGACTGACACGTGAACTCATCGTACTCACAAGATCCTtagaataataatgatcatagtatcatgatattgataaacttTTCTGCATAAGTATAAATAATGCTTCGTGATTACATTGGTGCAATTaaagcaacaataacaactacAGCTACTATACATTCTTTACACAGATTTTACTCCTACATCGGTCTAAACGACTGCTTTACATAATAAAGTTTGTGATACACTACCTGCAATTCGTCGGACTGGGAAGATGATAATAAAACatgataaacaaacacacaaattgcGCAGCTCCTGCTATGACTGCGATTTAATGCAGAACTCAAATTCCATGACTTCACTTGGGTAAGTTCACGCTGACGATGTGAAATTGGCTAATTCATATACTTGAATGTTATTTACTAGTACTCAGTCACGTCAGTGCAACATTTGGGAGTCTCGACATGACTATGAGAATAATTATTCTCTCTCTAGGATGTGGTCTGAAAGGATCTGAGCTAGCTCATTCAGGTTTCTTCTCAAGAGAACGCACCAAAGAAAGAGTAAACCTTAACTCAGAAGAGGGCTACTTCCTTTTCTTGGcatgttgccccccccccccccccaaatcacTCTTAGCTACTAACCGCATCCAAATTCGTCTGAGAAATCAGCACAGTGAATGAAGCCATCACAGACAAGCGACTGGTTGATGCATTCTGCGCCGGACCGACAGGCAGCGTATCCTTCTGGACATTCGTCTGAAATtcagtgggattcatttaacAATTATTTCATTGCAATGCGCAGGGGCAGTTCTGAAATGTTTCTATGTCATCAGTTGACCCGTTGTACATCAAACTATATATTCATGAAACGTCTATATTAGTAATTGTTGCTGCCAGAAGAACAGCGACAGTACTTTGATTTGAAAGGGAACCGAATTCACAAAAAGGAGAATGAAGTCACAATATTCACCCAATCCTATAGTGGCTGACAAAAATGTTTTATACCGCGACAAAATCCTTTATCATTCAACCTGAATTTTCCCTTTGACGTCGGGACTGTGCTGGCAAAATTTAGTGAATGAAACCTCATAACATCACCTTAAAACTCAATTAATCCATTCTCTCCACTATAAATTAGGACATTTTGTAATTTGGGAAAAGCACCTCTCGTTTCCTCTACGAACTATGTAAAGAGCCTGTTTTCCATTCATCGTGTTGCGCATTAAATGAAAGTATGATATACTATTTAAACGCGATAGAAAATCAATTCCCTCTTTACTTTATTCTCAAATGCATTGACAGTTTTGGACCTTTGAAGAATATTTCAAGTATCCGGACCACACTTACATGAAGGAACGAAAGCACGAAGGTCAATGGTGAAATTTACAAATGACGCTAAAATCACGGAATCCAGTGTGTGCGCTATCCAAATCTCACTGACCCGGAAGTAGAGTTGACTACGGTGAATTGGTGCCATGATTCGAACAGTCGCGTCTGCTGAGAAGTCCAGTTTGACCAACACGAGGTGACCCTCGCCCAGCAGTACACCAAACGGTTCCCCCTGATGCAAAAACTTGGGAAAACTCGCTACGATGTGATGCCCCTGAGGGGCCGAGACGAGCCAGAGGCAGCTGGCGGGACCCATAGGGAAGCCCGGGTAGAGACCCATCGGCGATGAAATGGTGGCCGACTGGTTCATGTTCAGACTGATATGTGTTGTCCCACACGCTTCTATGGGAAGAAAAAAGTAATAGCCATGAATAGCAAGAACCCACCTCAAGTATGCTGACCTAATAGTTCGTTTTCATTATGTATTAAAATGTATAGATTTTTCATCCGAGGGAACATAATAAAGACGAGCTGTCTATTAACATTAACCTGTTCTTGTTAAATGACACTAAATTTCTGGAATCCATTCTCCCCGCGTACTTGTTCCTGAAGTCGGACAAGCTTCGGACAAGCTGTCAGGTTGTCAAGAGCAACCTTTGTTTAAAAGGTATgcctaaaatttgaataataattatgttatgcTATCATATACAGCAAAGtgaaataaatgtcataacTAATTGACGTTGCGTTGCTGCCATAAGTGAAAGTcagatttatttttgttgttgttagatGTCAGCAACAGAAATTTCACTTGCTTGGTGACTTACATTGTGGTATTTCTCGCACTTACCACAATCGATTTCGTCAACGCCATTGTCGCAGTCAAAGAATCCATCGCATATTCTATGCCTGGCTACACAGACGTCTGCATACTCGCCAAGGCAGGAAAAAGTGGTGTTCTGACAAATGCCTGTGAAAGTAACGTAGGAAATCAACAGTGTTTATTTAATTACAGTTATTATAAAAGACtgctactattattactattagtaATAATCAGTAATAGCAATAATCATAACTTTAGCAATAGTCACAAATTCATATCATTCGCGCGGTCACATTTCGTTTACCTTACATCTCAGATTCCAGACGAGTAAGAAATAAAAGTATATATCATGAGAGTACACATAAACAGTTTACGCGAAgtcaaatatatacatgtatttcatatgtTTCGATCGGTCTTACCGCATCCAAACTCGTCGGAGAAGTCTCGGCACTGAAAAGCCTCATCGCAGATTGACTCCGCAGGAACACACTCTATACCAGACCTGCAGGCAACCTCACCCTCCTTGCAATCTGAAGAGCGTAAGTGAAGGTATTCATTCATTCTAGAATGTATTTTGGATTATTTGCTTATAAGAAAGATCTTAAGGGTAACCGTAAAAACACGTGGGTAAAAACGCGTAAAAACAAATAAGCTCGCCTCTTTACCCCCGAAGGATCCAGTTTTGATGAGTGCCCGAAGAATAACATGTGGATTTTTTGGGTCTCTAATACATGGTAAATTACCTTGTAGTCGGCACACACGCAGTTGAcgtattcttcttcttttttttccccaggaaAACAGAGTTTCACAAATGATTCCGTACATTTTAGGGTCTTCTTTTGAACATATTGAGAAACGTCGTGGGGAATAGATAGTTCTGTATTAAGAAAACAAATACGGAAAATGGTTTTGCTCGAAAAATTTCTTGGCCTAATATTGCATAACAGAGGAACaaaatgtcatgttttcttAGCGTATTCCGCAGAAGCATTATTCTATGAAGAAGATGTTGTGATTAATTCCCTGAAGCTGCAGTGAAGTcgattgtcaaaatttcatgccatgtaGTAGGTCCTACATAAATCGGTAgtgccatgtatagatttgtttaatttattgtggtccttgagcagataaaccaaCACTCAAAActaattacactgaacaagaaGGATGACTCTGTAGATGTTCCAGTGCTGTAGttttgtaattccattacaataccacctGCTTAACAACTTCACTTGTGTAGAATTTacgcatgctttttttttttttttgttctgcttccataAGAACCCAATTAGGCACTATGCATTCACAAGTggagctgctatgtcatcaccCATGTTTATTGTGATtcattatgaattttgaaataattcttattccttatcccaatcactatcaAGTCTGTAAACCTGTACCTAGGATACCCAATATTATTTTGCTGTTTacatgcaaaagtctgaaaatcatccggagttCTCCTTTGAGAACGTCTGTCAAAGTTTGATATCATACCAAGCTGACAATCCATGACTAGACAAACCTATCTCATCGATGTGTGTGAATATCAGCTGCATGTCGAACACGACATCGGCGACGTACTCTTCTATGACGTATTCAAGCGTTACCCACATACGAGGGCCGTCGGACACGACGTCGCTGTACTTTCTCGAGAAGGCAAAGTCGAGTGCATCGAAGAGCAAAGTGTCGTCATCGTGTGGTGTGTGGCCATTGCCAGCCTTCAGAAAGAAAGTATGATATTTTTCAGAAACATTTTGAATATGTTTCAGTTTCAGAAACTTTCATATGTTATATCCATCGTGTATTCTAAGCTGCCATTCATTTTCCAAAACCACCTTACTGTCCTTGATAATGTTACCGAGCAGGAATACTGCAAAAACGGCATCAAAATCTCGTAACCTTCAAAACCTATGCATGATGCCTATGAGAAAATATCATACCAGACTCACAGAGATAGTTGAAATAGATTTTATTTTGCgagttttttttattgtttttttgtaaactaATTTTGTTTGAATGCTGCTCCCTGGAAAAAAGTGATGGCGCTTAAACCGCTATTCCAAtatatgaaaacatgtttgaATGAATGAGGACGTCAAATTTTTGCTTGGAAtttaatgatatcaaatttacaactgtttgtttttgtaggtATTCTCAACCTGTGCCCCTGAAATACCATCGTTTCAATGAATAAGCCACTTGGTAATTACCTCATGTGCACATTTCCCAAGTGAAATTTTTGCAGTTGGTCACTGTTTTCTGTCATAATACATAAGCTTGACTTACGTATAAGAATTGAtgaaattcatgttcaaacaaagaacgAAATTGCGTTGACGAGGTGAGCAGGATGGGAAGGGAAGCATCTATTTCACTGTTTTGaagtgaatacatttttttttttcaaactgtgtGGACATTTTTAAAGCATCGACATGATTTCTAGAGAAATGCATGTGACCACCAAAATAAAgatgtcattttaaagaaagttttgttttttaaccttGAGGTGAAGATCGATTGTTCTTGGTATGACGATCAAAATGATGTGAAGATCGTGCATCCATATTCTTGAATTAAGTCCGCTCATCCTGTCCTTATCGGCAGTTAGCAGCCAAACAAAGTACGAGGTTCGGTCAACCGCGGTGAGACTGGGATAGGTCCAGGTTAGCTCTAAACTCTCGTTCTGATCGAGGTGGACAATATCGTCGATCACTGTCAAGGCTGCATTGTGTGGAGACACCGACATACAAAGATAAAGGAAGAAAgaggagggagaaagagaaagaaaaaaatctacaaaacaTTCCGACTACGACTTCAGCTTTTTAATAGGGTCTGAGTGCCACAAAGGGCGAGGGATGAATAGTACGTAACTTTGAACAAGTTTATAAGGAAATTCCATTTTCATAGATCTATGGAGTATAGCGATCATTTGAATGCAAGACACTTTGCGGTACACGTGATCTCCGCATGAATTTATCCTTTTCATGTACAACACCCGCAGGTGTACATACAAAGCAATTATTTATAGCAATGAGGTTGATTACAGTCACCAAAGTGGCATGAAATCTGTGAGCTCCTATCTGTAAGTTTAttcttgaaagaagaaaaaatcaataaaatcaaTATGAAGACAGTTATAAAAGATTGTAAACACAGACTCGTCCAGCAAGGAATTTGCTGGCTCCAGGTGTGACCCATCAGATGGGATGCTTCACATCATATTCAgctgtttatgttttttattttgctgttttttatcTATGCTGTttatgcttttttgttttttgttggttttttttttttaaacagtaaGGAATTTAGGGAATTCTGGGACCTGTCGCCTGCAGCTTCTTACTGGACCAAGGCAATTTTTAAGACACACCGAGTTATCGTATACCCATACGTCGCATGGATATACGTCCTGTGGCTATGACAGCACACGGGCACGGATAAACGTCGTATATCGAAACGCTGCTCAAAATATCGTTTCGATATATGACGTCTTTCCATACGACATATAGATAAAAGAGCATTCAGACACATGAAAACGTGCTATACAGAGTATTCACACGTCGTACGTATATCCATACGTTGCAGAGCTATGTACGAGAAGTCTCTATAGTCTGAAAGGGGAGGGAGTTGTATGCTCAAAAGGATACTGGAAAATTCCATGTACACAAGTAACAATTACTTAGGAATTTGCTTACCAGTAAACATTCATGAGTCACAAACTCATGAGCTGATTCGGATCTGATAAAACGGCTTTTATTAGAGAAATTCAAACTTTTTGTGAATCCCCTGCGTGGTTTTATATGACTCGTAAGGAGCAAGCTGTTTTGAGTACTAGTATATACATTCATAGAGTTTTGAAACAGCGTCACAGGTGGCATTATCAGCAGTACCTCTTGAGAAATTCAAAACTGCTCCGAAAGATATTTTGTTACACAAGTAGGCTCCGGGGACATGCACTATTCTCACGCATTAGTTTCTGTTTATATTTCCAATTGTACGTAGATTCATTCATCCATCTTTATTGGTCTATTATGTCAGACACAGAAATTTTgtttccatagacattacaatAAAAAGTCG from Diadema setosum chromosome 9, eeDiaSeto1, whole genome shotgun sequence includes the following:
- the LOC140232748 gene encoding uncharacterized protein gives rise to the protein MGDVGDDHGIPEMVRLDSPPGLASLECGTDELHCASELHCMDITQRCDGYPQCPDYSDELGCFGCPDNHYTCKTGDCVPDDVICDGRFNCPDFSDEIDCVPCGNSFVSSNTAFDIASPNYPEFYGGFLSCVWFIETSGRDSRISLQFSPFYCIPSNLNIRETLFSLDIGSGHTPMSPGNCGEDEYPCDSGLQCVTKESRCDGYPQCLDSSDEFGCGNCSSSELLCGPGGECVDRNTVSDGSPDCPTFMDEIHHTLTVIDDIVHLDQNESLELTWTYPSLTAVDRTSYFVWLLTADKDRMSGLNSRIWMHDLHIILIVIPRTIDLHLKAGNGHTPHDDDTLLFDALDFAFSRKYSDVVSDGPRMWVTLEYVIEEYVADVVFDMQLIFTHIDEIDCKEGEVACRSGIECVPAESICDEAFQCRDFSDEFGCGICQNTTFSCLGEYADVCVARHRICDGFFDCDNGVDEIDCEACGTTHISLNMNQSATISSPMGLYPGFPMGPASCLWLVSAPQGHHIVASFPKFLHQGEPFGVLLGEGHLVLVKLDFSADATVRIMAPIHRSQLYFRVNECPEGYAACRSGAECINQSLVCDGFIHCADFSDEFGCGSCEYDEFTCQSGLCLSPTDSIQLVCDGYRDCPDLLDERHCDPIHDPNIDISDGRSYMFNLAAIEYGSMIEAVWLVSSTPGTTIMFDLIRLILPEVPRWNPVANSISIGRGHNPSERALGFSFDEGSASTFSRVHCPSHLVWYEVTAFHYIDKYQPTVEVRIYERIVTEEYTCNSDEFKCRYSIVDLCINSSLVCDGSGQCPDNSDEFECEGGFFQAVDLTYLKPSAILKSPLLTLNELHSREYLTSGWMIRAPVGNRIVLLFRSFNSGFFTNLTVALDRIDRKVLEFGSGTIRGLNVLWGTHMNSVPHVFTIRDHNAWVQFTKTAFNAYELEMEARILQKTVDCGPEFACEFGEQCIPRSRVCDDFSDCLDSSDEFACNDVCSEGTFYCDDLYCPSTAWLCQDESLYMADCLPVHNCFGCSGETYINVTNGNPRSISITTRGVTCSWSVYSSPGKFIAIFFNFTHIVELFGRRQTEYIRVDSINRISRFYSLYESSARVFIIVKHNSALISVLLSRFDDPLQPPHNDQTHFLATVKETTQEACAENQFTCKDSDSLVLKCIEMNSVCDGRQDCGSKHWKSDEEDCDKCGLTNLRLDDLQVLNLTSQGYPNSYDENLECLYQVTAPDYQPILKVRIVAIDLEYNFDFLQVGNGLYHDGNDNEVAYTLTGQTVNIREIHGTGNTMWILFTTDDTNSGRGYSIEIKALANEDVDSCQPTEFRCDNRNCIRVVAQCNGFDDCGDNSDEQFCGSISCPDHFRCQSAVTCMTFDQVCDGRIDCPRGDDEIDCHLKKCPVGCECSSDDLGLNVVCSMAWDERDFHALAKITFSLDLSNNRIQSLVPGVFENLVSLIWLSLWENPLSDIQTGAFHGLHFVTTLMIIQQSTSDRYSRPSTLTLTQQSFEGLVNLSKLYVDDHRICCLVEGLEECTTKEPLPPLFMCAGLMPNRVLRICLWILGCTAILGNLSVASWRLYDQTHKQAVQSLFITNLAISDFLMGVYMIVVAIADVRYGDEYFLHADEWRNSIQCKVIGFLSLLSSETSVFLITLITVDRFTCIVFPFSRARIASLAQARKVVCMLWLASFTISVIPITLSGSENAIYGMSDVCIGLPLITQTSSVSEAQEDVSSPLQVRQYQKAVANAEKPAWPYAIAVFLGINFLSLLVIACCYTAMFVSVQRSAKSVARSRNREDDIRMAAKMAVIVLTNFFCWMPVVVMGILSQARLVKIPVETYAWVVVFVLPINSAINPFLYTLSVLVPELLSKLQNKKPIKTTISTISKGNSYVLKSR